gaacctgtcaagtcgacgcacacatcacgccccatcgcgcacaattattattattattattattattattattattattattattattattattattattattattattattattattattattattattattattattattattattattattattattattattattattattattattattattattattattattattcatattactattcatttattattatattatttatttgttagcttttattattaatatattatactaTTATTGATaattttatcatttatattactaatttattattattattatattactattttattttttatatatcttattagattattattattagattatattaatatattattatattattattattatattacttttttattttttatatatcttattagattattattatattatattaatatattattataattattaatgaataatattattataatatttattattattattggtattataatacttaatattattattggtattattttttttttttgcagaaaagcAAGGATCTATATATCATCAAAATAGGAGTGAAAGTACAAGACCCTATCCATCTTTTCTACAAGGGAGACCAGAGTAGCCCCCCAAAGTAAAAACAAAGAAACCAAAATAGAAAAACCAATACAAAGAAGCCTAAACCCCCTAAGCAGCACGATTACAAACCACAAACTTAATTTGAGTGCAAAGAAAATCAGCGGTATGATGCAAGCCCTTGAAGATCCTTCCATTCCTCTCTTTCCAAATGTAGTAAAGAGTAGCCAGTAGGCCAATTCTTTTCCTACTGCTAGCCATGCCCTTGCCAGGGACACAGCTCATGAACCAACTGATAACCAGCTCCAAAGAAGTGAAAGAGCAAACCTGCAACCAGGAGGCAATGCTAGACCAGACCTGTGCAGCAAAAGAGCATTGGAAAAATAAGTGTCCCAGACTCTCATTCTGACAGCAGCAAAGCACACACCTATTCACCAGATAGAGCCCCCTCTGAATTAGATTATCCACAGTAGGCAGCTTATTCCTCATGACCATCATCCCTAGAAAAGCATGCTTAGGAACACAGGTATTATGA
The Silene latifolia isolate original U9 population chromosome 11, ASM4854445v1, whole genome shotgun sequence genome window above contains:
- the LOC141614184 gene encoding uncharacterized protein LOC141614184 — translated: MRNKLPTVDNLIQRGLYLVNRCVLCCCQNESLGHLFFQCSFAAQVWSSIASWLQVCSFTSLELVISWFMSCVPGKGMASSRKRIGLLATLYYIWKERNGRIFKGLHHTADFLCTQIKFVVCNRAA